The following are encoded together in the Glycine soja cultivar W05 chromosome 5, ASM419377v2, whole genome shotgun sequence genome:
- the LOC114411724 gene encoding serine/threonine protein phosphatase 2A 57 kDa regulatory subunit B' kappa isoform-like — protein sequence MIKQILSKLPKKVPKSDSSDSARSDSSNTTTFGNVFQCTNVGSTISSKLNVVKRVSSVVFPASMSAGVEAVDPGLSFKDVSNTQKQSLFISKLNLCCKLYDMSDPDKNTAEQDLKRQTLLELVDFVSSGSVKFTEPAIAALCKMCATNLFRVFPPKFRTSTSGGETEDEEPMFDPAWSHLQVVYDLLLQFINYNSLDVKLAKAHVDHAFVLRLLDLFDSEDPRERDCLKTILHRIYGKFMVHRPFIRKSVSNIIYRFVFETERHNGIAELLEIFGSVISGFALPLKEEHKIFLWRALIPLHKPKSVGIYHQQLTYCVVQFVDKDQRLASSVIKGLLKFWPVTNSQKELMFISELEEILEMASMAEFQKIMVPLFRRMACCLNSSHYQVAERAHLLWNNEHILNLITQNRQVILPLVFSALVHNARSHWNQAVLNLTQNIRKMLSQMDEELVVACQRRIEEEDSSASAAAERRRVTWERIEAAAAAASTSCVQSSSVGGGGDVLVPVKSATCSVAC from the exons ATGATAAAGCAAATTCTTAGCAAATTGCCAAAGAAGGTGCCAAAATCTGACTCGTCAGATTCTGCAAGGAGTGATTCTAGTAATACAACTACTTTTGGGAATGTTTTTCAGTGTACAAATGTTGGAAGTACCATTTCAAGCAAATTAAATGTTGTGAAGCGGGTATCTTCTGTTGTTTTCCCTGCAAGCATGAGTGCTGGAGTGGAAGCAGTTGACCCAGGTCTGTCCTTCAAAGATGTTTCAAATACACAGAAGCAAAGCCTGTTCATTAGTAAGTTGAATCTTTGCTGCAAACTTTATGACATGAGTGATCCTGATAAGAACACTGCAGAGCAAGATCTCAAACGACAAACGTTGTTGGAActtgttgattttgtttcttctgGATCTGTTAAGTTCACAGAACCAGCAATCGCCGCATTGTGTAAAATGTGTGCAACTAATTTGTTCAGGGTTTTCCCACCAAAGTTTCGAACAAGTACTAGTGGTGGAGAAACAGAAGATGAAGAACCTATGTTTGATCCTGCCTGGTCTCACCTACAAGTTGTTTATGATCTACTCCTTCAATTCATCAATTATAACTCTCTTGATGTGAAGCTGGCAAAAGCACATGTAGATCATGCTTTTGTTCTAAGATTACTTGATCTTTTTGATTCAGAGGACCCTAGAGAAAGAGATTGCTTGAAAACAATTCTGCATAGAATCTATGGGAAGTTCATGGTTCATAGGCCTTTCATACGGAAATCTGTTAGCAACATCATCTACCGGTTTGTTTTTGAGACTGAGCGGCATAACGGAATCGCTGAGCTGTTGGAGATTTTTGGGAGTGTCATTAGTGGGTTTGCCTTGCCATTGAAGGAAGAGCACAAGATATTTTTGTGGAGGGCTCTAATTCCTTTGCACAAACCAAAATCTGTTGGTATTTATCACCAGCAGTTAACATATTGTGTTGTACAGTTCGTTGACAAGGATCAAAGACTGGCTAGCTCTGTGATAAAGGGACTATTGAAGTTCTGGCCAGTGACAAATAGCCAAAAGGAGCTCATGTTCATTAGTGAGTTGGAAGAGATTTTGGAAATGGCTAGCATGGCTGAGTTTCAGAAGATCATGGTCCCACTGTTCCGACGAATGGCTTGCTGCCTCAATAGTTCTCATTATCAG GTGGCTGAAAGAGCACATTTGCTATGGAACAATGAGCACATTCTGAACCTGATAACGCAAAACAGACAGGTGATTCTGCCTCTGGTGTTCTCAGCACTTGTACATAATGCTCGAAGTCATTGGAACCAAGCAGTGCTGAACCTGACTCAGAACATAAGGAAGATGCTGTCTCAGATGGATGAAGAGCTGGTAGTTGCATGCCAACGCAGGATTGAGGAGGAAGATTCTAGTGCAAGTGCTGCAGCTGAGAGGAGAAGAGTAACATGGGAACGCATAgaagctgctgctgctgctgcaagTACTAGTTGTGTCCAATCTTCTTCTGTAGGTGGAGGTGGAGATGTTTTAGTCCCAGTAAAATCTGCTACATGCTCAGTGGCATGCTAA